From a single Photobacterium gaetbulicola Gung47 genomic region:
- a CDS encoding pseudouridine synthase family 1 protein (COG1187), with the protein MSEKLQKVLARSGQGSRREIELMIQQGRVSIDGKVAKLGDRLEDLSVNVRIDGHKIQLVSSSEEVCRVLAYNKPEGELCTRHDPEGRRTVFDRLPRLNGGRWVSVGRLDANTAGLLLFTTDGELANRLMHPSRCVEREYMVRVFGEVTEEMVRNLVKGVELEDGMARFEDVVYAGGEGMNHTFYVVITEGRNREVRRLWDSQGVTVSRLKRVRYGDIFLTKDLPRGGWMELELNEVNYLREKVELPAETETMLTVEGQKRKRGVRQIRRAVRRHEERLNEDTGRGRRGRQDQRRSSSRNQGEDSNQAPRRKPAGNTSNRRHQGEEGNNASRRKPSGNAANRRNPLKNKPAKPRTRK; encoded by the coding sequence ATGAGTGAAAAATTACAGAAGGTACTGGCACGTTCTGGCCAGGGGTCTCGCCGAGAAATCGAATTAATGATCCAGCAGGGTCGAGTCAGTATCGACGGTAAGGTAGCCAAGCTTGGTGACCGACTGGAAGATCTGTCAGTCAATGTCCGCATTGATGGCCACAAAATCCAGTTGGTATCGTCTTCAGAAGAAGTTTGCCGAGTATTGGCGTACAACAAACCTGAAGGTGAACTGTGTACCCGCCACGATCCAGAAGGCCGTCGCACGGTATTTGATCGTCTGCCTCGCCTCAATGGCGGTCGTTGGGTATCGGTTGGCCGTCTTGATGCCAACACCGCGGGTCTGCTGCTGTTCACCACTGATGGTGAGCTGGCTAATCGCCTGATGCACCCAAGCCGCTGCGTTGAGCGTGAGTACATGGTGCGTGTATTCGGTGAAGTGACCGAAGAGATGGTGCGCAACCTGGTTAAGGGTGTTGAGCTGGAAGACGGCATGGCACGTTTCGAAGACGTGGTTTACGCCGGTGGTGAGGGTATGAACCATACCTTCTACGTGGTGATCACTGAAGGTCGTAACCGCGAGGTTCGTCGTTTGTGGGATTCACAGGGCGTAACGGTAAGCCGCCTGAAGCGTGTTCGCTACGGTGATATCTTCTTGACTAAAGACTTGCCTCGTGGCGGTTGGATGGAGCTTGAACTTAACGAGGTAAACTACCTGCGTGAGAAAGTTGAGCTGCCAGCTGAAACCGAGACCATGTTGACGGTTGAAGGCCAGAAGCGTAAACGCGGTGTTCGTCAGATCCGCCGTGCCGTGCGCCGTCATGAAGAGCGCCTGAACGAAGATACCGGTCGCGGTCGCCGTGGCCGTCAGGATCAGCGCCGCTCATCGAGCCGTAACCAAGGTGAAGACAGCAATCAGGCACCACGTCGTAAGCCTGCTGGCAACACCTCGAACCGCCGTCACCAAGGTGAAGAGGGTAACAACGCTTCTCGTCGCAAGCCGTCAGGTAACGCC
- a CDS encoding hypothetical protein (COG0009): protein MSQFFYVHPETPQVRLINQAVAIIRNGGVIVYPTDSGYALGCQLENKSALERICQIRRLNDKHNFTLLCRDLSELSLYARVDNAAYRLLRNNTPGAYTFIFKGTKEVPRRLMNPKRKTIGIRVPDNAIALALLEALGEPMMSTSLILPGNENTESDPDEIRDQLEHAVDLIINGGYLGEQPTTVIDFSNDDIEIARVGAGDPSPFE from the coding sequence ATGAGTCAGTTTTTTTATGTTCACCCTGAAACACCACAGGTCCGCTTGATTAATCAGGCGGTAGCCATTATTCGCAATGGTGGGGTGATCGTCTACCCGACCGATTCGGGCTATGCGCTTGGCTGTCAGCTGGAAAATAAATCGGCACTGGAGCGGATCTGCCAGATCCGTCGCTTGAACGATAAGCATAATTTTACCTTGCTGTGCCGCGATTTGTCTGAGCTTTCGCTGTATGCCCGTGTGGATAACGCCGCGTACCGCTTGCTCCGCAATAACACCCCGGGTGCCTACACCTTTATTTTCAAAGGGACCAAGGAAGTGCCGCGCCGCCTGATGAATCCGAAGCGGAAGACCATAGGTATCCGTGTACCGGACAATGCCATTGCGCTGGCTCTGCTCGAAGCGCTGGGTGAGCCGATGATGTCGACCTCTTTGATCCTGCCGGGCAACGAAAACACGGAATCCGATCCGGATGAGATCCGCGACCAGCTTGAGCATGCGGTGGATTTGATCATCAACGGTGGTTATCTTGGTGAGCAGCCGACCACGGTGATCGACTTCAGTAATGACGATATTGAAATCGCCCGCGTTGGTGCCGGTGATCCGTCGCCGTTTGAGTGA
- a CDS encoding putative metal-dependent phosphoesterase (COG0613), whose translation MLFDLHSHTTASDGRLSPEELVLRAVERRVDVLAITDHDTVAGLAAAEQLIEAENLPLTLIKGIEISTLWRNFDIHIVGLNIDPEHPAIVQMIEAQAQRRADRAALMGERLEKNRMPGALEGAKAIANGATLTRAHFAQWIVEQGYAKNMQAVFKKFLTRNNPGYVPPNWCSMAEAVEAIHQAGGQAVLAHPGRYNMTAKWQKRLLTAFVEANGDAMEVAQPQQSPQERRLLGDYSIDYQLLASQGSDFHYASPWTELGRNLWLPKGATEVWQDWSVEKKRIEEEVRD comes from the coding sequence ATGTTGTTTGATTTACACAGCCACACCACCGCATCGGATGGTCGGCTGTCGCCAGAAGAACTTGTGTTGCGCGCTGTCGAGCGCCGGGTCGATGTGCTGGCGATCACCGATCACGATACGGTGGCGGGTTTGGCGGCTGCCGAGCAATTGATTGAAGCAGAAAATCTGCCTTTAACTCTCATCAAAGGCATTGAAATATCGACACTTTGGCGAAATTTTGATATTCACATTGTCGGGTTGAATATTGATCCCGAGCACCCAGCGATTGTCCAGATGATTGAAGCGCAGGCGCAGCGCCGTGCCGACCGTGCCGCCTTGATGGGGGAGCGGTTGGAAAAGAACCGGATGCCGGGGGCACTGGAAGGGGCCAAGGCCATAGCCAATGGGGCGACGCTTACCCGTGCCCATTTTGCCCAATGGATTGTTGAGCAGGGTTATGCCAAGAACATGCAGGCGGTCTTCAAGAAGTTCCTGACCCGCAACAACCCTGGCTATGTGCCACCTAACTGGTGCTCGATGGCTGAGGCGGTGGAAGCCATTCACCAAGCTGGCGGCCAGGCAGTGCTTGCCCACCCCGGCCGTTACAATATGACCGCAAAATGGCAAAAACGCTTACTTACCGCTTTTGTCGAAGCCAATGGGGATGCGATGGAAGTGGCGCAGCCGCAGCAGTCACCTCAGGAAAGGCGCTTGCTTGGCGACTATTCAATCGATTACCAATTACTCGCTTCGCAGGGCTCTGATTTCCATTATGCCTCGCCATGGACCGAACTTGGCCGCAACTTGTGGTTACCCAAGGGCGCGACTGAAGTCTGGCAGGACTGGAGCGTTGAGAAGAAACGCATTGAAGAGGAAGTGCGCGACTAG
- a CDS encoding 3-deoxy-7-phosphoheptulonate synthase (COG1605,COG2876) yields MIIVLKPNATEQHAKEILARIEGAGLKPLYMPGVERIVLGALGDERVLQQLHLDAYPCVENVKPILTKYKMVSREVQAHDTVVRFGNASVGGDKFAVIAGPCSVESEEQLLSVAEVVKKHGAVALRGGAYKPRTSPYDFQGMGVEGLKLLKKANEQLGIPTVSEVMEVSQMDSMCEYIDCLQIGARNMQNYALLKAVGESKKPVLLKRGLSATIEELLLAAEYIYDAGNPNIILCERGIRTYETATRNTLDLNAVAYLKQRTHLPVVVDPSHGTGVRELVIPLSRAAAAVGADGIIVESHLNPCEALSDGHQALTGPMFEQLMQELKPFVEAAGRTL; encoded by the coding sequence ATGATCATCGTTCTCAAGCCAAATGCCACCGAGCAACACGCCAAAGAAATCCTTGCCCGTATCGAAGGCGCAGGCCTAAAACCGCTGTACATGCCAGGCGTGGAACGCATCGTCCTGGGGGCATTGGGTGATGAGCGCGTTCTCCAACAATTGCACCTTGATGCTTACCCTTGTGTCGAGAACGTCAAGCCAATCCTCACCAAGTACAAAATGGTCAGCCGTGAAGTACAGGCTCACGATACAGTGGTTCGCTTCGGTAATGCCTCCGTCGGCGGCGACAAGTTTGCGGTGATTGCCGGCCCTTGCTCGGTTGAATCTGAAGAGCAACTTTTGAGCGTGGCCGAAGTAGTGAAAAAGCACGGCGCCGTGGCGCTTCGCGGCGGCGCTTACAAGCCGCGTACCAGCCCATATGATTTCCAGGGCATGGGGGTAGAAGGGTTGAAGCTTCTGAAAAAAGCCAACGAGCAGCTGGGTATTCCGACAGTCTCTGAGGTGATGGAAGTCAGCCAGATGGATTCAATGTGTGAATACATCGACTGCCTTCAGATTGGCGCACGCAATATGCAGAACTACGCGCTGCTAAAAGCGGTAGGTGAAAGCAAAAAACCGGTCTTGCTCAAACGCGGACTTTCAGCCACTATCGAGGAGCTGTTACTCGCGGCGGAATACATCTACGATGCAGGCAACCCAAATATCATCCTGTGTGAGCGAGGGATCCGTACCTACGAGACAGCAACACGTAACACATTGGATTTGAACGCTGTGGCTTACCTCAAGCAACGCACCCACCTGCCGGTGGTCGTAGACCCTAGCCATGGTACGGGCGTGCGTGAGTTGGTGATCCCACTATCACGCGCCGCCGCCGCGGTTGGTGCCGATGGCATTATCGTCGAATCGCACCTTAACCCGTGTGAAGCCTTGTCGGACGGCCACCAGGCCTTGACCGGTCCAATGTTTGAACAGTTGATGCAAGAGTTGAAACCGTTTGTAGAAGCGGCAGGGAGAACGCTGTGA
- a CDS encoding anthranilate synthase component I (COG0147), which translates to MNTNPLGVGELELLSLDVPYVADPTELYYSVCGDRPYNLLLESAEIDSKQDLKSLMLIDAAVRIVCRGKVVTLEALTDNGLNVLQTLEGKMPADITAERQGRQLALRFPSAERALDEDSRLRQTSSFDALRMIQHAFNIAGHPREALFIGGLFAYDVVDGFEPLPGVKQDNRCPDYLFYIAETLLVIDHQRRKGKLQATLFGGDEYTSSYFELSRRLQHIKEACLEPMPLPAAQLLDECEPVASVSDEDFCQQVLDLKQHVINGDVFQVVPSRQFTLPCPSPLNAYKELKIGNPSPYMFYLQDADFTLFGASPESALKYCTESNQIEIYPIAGTRRRGKNPDGSINLDLDGRIELELRCDMKENAEHMMLVDLARNDVARISEPGSRYVADLLAVDRYSHVMHLVSRVVGQLRGDLDALHAYQACMNMGTLTGAPKIRAMQLIREVEQRRRGSYGGAVGYLTGHGDMDTCIVIRSAYVEDDVASVQAGAGVVYDSVPQAEADETRGKAQAVITAIRKAHSAPDRQSH; encoded by the coding sequence GTGAATACCAACCCCCTAGGCGTCGGCGAGCTGGAACTGCTCAGCCTCGATGTCCCCTATGTTGCGGATCCGACGGAGCTGTATTACTCCGTCTGTGGCGACCGCCCATACAACCTATTGCTGGAGTCGGCCGAGATCGACTCCAAACAAGATCTCAAGAGCCTGATGCTCATCGACGCGGCGGTGCGTATTGTCTGCCGCGGCAAAGTGGTCACCCTGGAAGCCTTGACCGATAACGGCCTCAATGTACTGCAGACCCTGGAGGGCAAGATGCCCGCCGATATCACCGCAGAACGTCAAGGTCGCCAACTCGCGTTGAGGTTCCCATCGGCAGAACGCGCTCTGGATGAAGACAGCCGTCTGCGCCAGACTTCCTCGTTTGATGCATTACGCATGATCCAGCACGCCTTCAATATTGCTGGTCACCCGCGTGAAGCGCTATTTATTGGCGGCCTATTCGCCTACGACGTGGTTGACGGTTTCGAGCCGTTGCCAGGTGTCAAACAGGACAACCGCTGCCCGGACTACCTATTCTACATTGCCGAAACGCTGCTAGTGATTGACCACCAGCGCCGCAAAGGCAAATTGCAGGCCACCCTGTTCGGGGGTGACGAGTACACCTCGAGCTATTTCGAACTCAGCCGCCGCCTGCAGCACATCAAGGAGGCCTGCCTCGAGCCGATGCCGCTGCCAGCCGCACAGCTCCTTGATGAGTGCGAACCAGTTGCCAGCGTGAGTGACGAAGACTTCTGTCAGCAGGTATTGGACCTCAAACAACATGTCATCAATGGAGATGTGTTCCAGGTGGTGCCGTCGCGACAGTTTACCCTGCCGTGCCCGTCTCCACTTAATGCTTATAAAGAGCTTAAAATCGGCAACCCGAGCCCGTACATGTTCTACCTGCAAGATGCCGACTTCACCCTGTTCGGCGCGTCGCCGGAAAGTGCGCTTAAATACTGCACCGAGAGCAACCAGATCGAGATCTACCCGATTGCCGGTACCCGTCGTCGCGGCAAGAACCCGGATGGTTCAATCAATCTGGATCTCGATGGTCGAATCGAGCTTGAGCTGCGCTGCGACATGAAGGAGAACGCCGAGCACATGATGCTGGTTGATTTGGCCCGTAACGATGTTGCTCGTATCAGCGAGCCGGGTAGCCGCTATGTCGCAGATTTACTTGCCGTCGACCGCTATAGCCATGTGATGCACCTGGTATCCCGTGTTGTCGGCCAGCTGCGCGGCGATCTGGATGCCTTGCACGCTTATCAGGCCTGTATGAACATGGGCACCCTGACTGGCGCACCAAAAATCCGTGCCATGCAGCTTATCCGTGAGGTCGAACAGCGCCGTCGGGGCAGTTATGGCGGTGCAGTCGGCTATCTGACGGGCCACGGTGATATGGATACCTGTATCGTGATCCGCTCGGCCTATGTCGAAGATGATGTTGCCAGCGTACAAGCCGGTGCCGGTGTGGTTTACGACTCTGTCCCTCAGGCAGAAGCCGATGAAACCCGTGGTAAGGCGCAAGCGGTGATCACCGCTATTCGCAAGGCACACAGTGCCCCTGACCGTCAATCGCACTAA
- a CDS encoding anthranilate synthase component II (COG0512,COG0547) yields the protein MSLPHIVLLDNFDSFTYNLVDQFRSLGCEVTIYRNSLTVEQMEQALAEKNNPVLVLSPGPGAPADAGCMPELIKQVRGKIPMIGICLGHQAIVEAYGGKVSGAGEIVHGKSAMMSHSGHSVFGDLPSPLSIARYHSLVAETVPESLNIIADVDGLVMAVTNDEDRVCGYQFHPESILTTQGAQLLTNTLAWVTSPTTNQ from the coding sequence ATGTCCCTACCCCATATTGTATTGCTTGATAACTTTGACTCCTTTACCTACAACTTGGTTGACCAGTTCCGCTCGCTGGGCTGCGAGGTAACGATTTACCGCAACAGCCTGACCGTCGAGCAAATGGAACAAGCACTAGCTGAGAAAAACAATCCGGTACTGGTGTTGTCACCGGGCCCGGGTGCCCCTGCCGATGCGGGCTGTATGCCTGAGCTAATCAAACAGGTTCGCGGCAAAATCCCGATGATTGGCATCTGCCTCGGCCACCAGGCCATTGTCGAAGCCTATGGCGGCAAAGTGTCGGGCGCAGGCGAAATCGTCCATGGCAAATCGGCCATGATGAGCCACAGCGGCCATAGCGTCTTTGGCGATCTGCCCAGCCCGCTGTCGATTGCCCGTTACCACTCGCTGGTTGCCGAAACGGTACCCGAGAGCCTGAATATTATTGCCGATGTTGACGGCCTGGTCATGGCGGTGACCAATGATGAGGATCGGGTGTGCGGTTACCAATTCCACCCGGAATCTATCCTCACCACCCAAGGTGCCCAGCTACTGACCAATACGCTGGCGTGGGTCACGTCGCCAACGACCAACCAATAA
- a CDS encoding anthranilate phosphoribosyltransferase (COG0512,COG0547) has protein sequence MDATIYTIANKLYDQQALSQEESQTLFDAIIKGEVEPVLLSAVLTALKIKGETPAEIAGAAKALLANANPFPSPEYDFADIVGTGGDGANTINISTTAAFVAAACGVKVAKHGNRGVSSKSGSSDLLDKFGINLAMKPETAREALDDLGVCFLFAPEYHGGVRHAMPVRQTLKTRTIFNVLGPLINPARPNIELMGVYDASLVRPIAETMAAMGMKRAAVVHGSGLDEVAIHGETTVAEIINGEITEYTLTPADFGLESHPLEAIKGGEPEENRAIITNILTGKGTDAQMAAVAVNVALLLRLFGQEDLKANAEKAINIMKSGKAFELVGQLAARG, from the coding sequence ATGGATGCGACCATCTACACCATTGCCAACAAGCTTTACGATCAACAGGCACTGAGCCAAGAAGAGAGCCAGACCCTGTTCGATGCCATCATCAAGGGTGAAGTCGAACCCGTACTGCTGTCTGCGGTACTGACAGCATTGAAAATCAAAGGCGAAACCCCGGCTGAAATCGCCGGTGCCGCCAAAGCATTGCTGGCCAATGCCAACCCGTTCCCGAGCCCAGAGTACGACTTTGCCGACATCGTCGGTACCGGTGGCGACGGTGCCAATACCATCAATATCTCGACCACCGCGGCTTTCGTCGCTGCCGCCTGTGGCGTGAAGGTCGCCAAGCACGGTAACCGCGGTGTCTCAAGCAAGTCAGGCTCTTCAGACTTGCTAGATAAATTCGGTATCAACCTGGCAATGAAGCCAGAAACGGCCCGTGAAGCCCTTGATGACCTGGGTGTCTGCTTCCTGTTCGCTCCTGAATACCATGGTGGCGTACGCCATGCGATGCCGGTTCGCCAAACGCTGAAAACCCGTACCATCTTCAACGTGCTGGGACCGCTGATTAACCCGGCTCGTCCTAACATCGAGCTAATGGGGGTCTACGACGCTTCGCTGGTTCGCCCGATTGCCGAGACCATGGCAGCGATGGGCATGAAGCGTGCTGCGGTTGTCCACGGCAGTGGCCTGGACGAAGTGGCAATCCATGGCGAAACCACGGTGGCTGAAATCATCAATGGTGAAATCACCGAGTACACCTTGACGCCTGCTGACTTTGGCCTTGAAAGCCACCCGCTCGAAGCGATCAAGGGTGGTGAGCCAGAAGAAAACCGTGCCATTATTACCAATATCCTGACCGGTAAAGGCACCGATGCCCAGATGGCCGCCGTGGCTGTCAACGTGGCCCTGCTGCTTCGCCTGTTCGGCCAGGAAGATCTCAAAGCCAATGCCGAGAAGGCCATCAATATCATGAAGTCTGGCAAAGCCTTTGAGCTTGTCGGCCAACTTGCAGCACGAGGTTAA
- a CDS encoding bifunctional indole-3-glycerol phosphate synthase/phosphoribosylanthranilate isomerase (COG0134,COG0135), with product METVLAKIVADKRIWVEARKAEQPLASFKDSLVPSDRRFYEALSGDQAAFILECKKASPSKGLIRQDFDLDMIARVYNGHASAISVLTDEKYFQGSFDFLPVVRDQVTQPVLCKDFMIDTYQVYLARHYHADAILLMLSVLNDDEYRELAEVAEQLNLGILTEVSNEAELERAIALKAKVVGINNRNLRDLSIDLNRTKELAPRLPEGTIVISESGIYNHQQVRELAAYANGFLIGSSLMAEDNLELAVRRVLLGDNKVCGLTHADDAAAAYQSGAVYGGLIFVSSSPRAVDIEQARMIMSGAPLKYVGVFRNADPQAVAKAAKALSLAAVQLHGDEDHDYIAALKGQLPTECEIWKAHGVTDHAPELEKWQVDRHLLDSKVGSQSGGTGVAFDWSLIPDEQKQITMLAGGLTPDNVCEAASLGCRGLDLNSGVESEPGQKDPTKLKAAFAAIRKY from the coding sequence ATGGAAACAGTTCTAGCCAAAATTGTCGCCGACAAACGTATTTGGGTTGAAGCGCGCAAAGCCGAGCAGCCATTGGCATCGTTCAAAGACAGCCTAGTACCGAGCGACCGTCGCTTCTACGAGGCGCTATCGGGCGATCAGGCGGCGTTTATTCTGGAATGCAAAAAAGCCTCACCGTCCAAAGGCTTGATCCGTCAGGATTTCGACCTCGACATGATTGCCCGGGTATACAACGGCCATGCCAGCGCCATTTCGGTACTGACCGACGAGAAGTATTTCCAGGGCAGCTTTGACTTCCTGCCCGTGGTCCGCGACCAAGTGACCCAACCGGTCTTGTGCAAGGACTTCATGATTGATACCTATCAGGTCTATCTTGCTCGCCACTACCATGCCGATGCCATCTTGCTGATGCTGTCAGTATTGAACGATGATGAATACCGTGAACTGGCCGAGGTTGCCGAGCAGCTCAACCTGGGGATCCTGACCGAAGTCAGCAACGAGGCGGAGCTTGAGCGCGCTATCGCCCTCAAGGCCAAGGTGGTGGGGATCAACAACCGTAACCTGCGCGATCTCAGCATTGATCTCAACCGTACTAAAGAGCTAGCCCCACGCCTGCCGGAAGGCACGATTGTGATTTCCGAGTCGGGGATCTACAACCACCAGCAGGTGCGCGAACTGGCGGCTTATGCCAACGGCTTTTTGATCGGCAGTTCACTGATGGCCGAAGACAACCTTGAACTGGCCGTCCGACGGGTACTACTGGGCGACAACAAAGTCTGCGGCTTGACCCATGCCGACGATGCAGCCGCCGCCTACCAGAGCGGGGCGGTGTACGGCGGCCTGATCTTCGTCTCCTCCTCCCCTCGGGCTGTCGATATCGAGCAGGCGCGGATGATCATGAGTGGTGCGCCGCTGAAATACGTCGGTGTTTTCCGCAACGCTGATCCCCAAGCCGTTGCCAAAGCCGCCAAAGCCCTGTCGCTGGCTGCGGTCCAGCTGCACGGCGACGAGGATCACGACTATATTGCCGCCCTGAAGGGACAATTGCCTACAGAGTGCGAGATCTGGAAAGCCCACGGCGTTACCGACCACGCACCAGAGCTGGAAAAATGGCAGGTCGACCGCCACCTGCTCGATAGCAAAGTCGGCAGCCAGTCTGGCGGCACCGGCGTCGCATTTGACTGGAGCCTGATCCCTGACGAGCAAAAGCAAATCACCATGCTGGCCGGAGGCCTCACCCCAGACAATGTCTGTGAAGCGGCCAGCCTTGGCTGCCGGGGGCTGGATTTGAATTCCGGGGTAGAAAGCGAGCCCGGCCAAAAAGACCCAACAAAATTGAAAGCGGCTTTCGCGGCTATTAGAAAGTATTAA
- a CDS encoding tryptophan synthase subunit beta (COG0133), whose translation MSKISAYFGEFGGQYVPQILVPALDQLEAAFVEAQQDPAFQKEFIDLLKDYAGRPTALTLCQNLTKGTKTKLYLKREDLLHGGAHKTNQVLGQALLAKRMGKEEIIAETGAGQHGVATALACALLGLKCRVYMGAKDVERQSPNVFRMKLMGAEVIPVHSGSATLKDACNEAMRDWTATYDKAHYLLGTAAGPHPFPTIVREFQHIIGEETKAQILEKEGRLPDAVIACVGGGSNAIGMFSDFIDEESVGLIGVEPAGKGLDTDMHGAPLKHGKLGIFFGMKAPLMQDEHGQVEESYSVSAGLDFPSVGPQHAHLNAIGRATYEAVTDDEALEAFQELARSEGIIPALESAHALAHALKMIKANPEKEQLLVVNLSGRGDKDIFTVHDILDAKGVL comes from the coding sequence ATGAGTAAGATAAGTGCCTACTTCGGCGAGTTCGGTGGTCAATATGTACCGCAGATCCTCGTCCCAGCGTTGGACCAGCTAGAAGCCGCCTTTGTGGAAGCCCAGCAAGATCCAGCCTTCCAAAAAGAGTTTATCGATCTGCTGAAAGATTACGCAGGCCGCCCAACGGCCCTGACCTTGTGCCAGAACCTGACCAAGGGCACCAAGACCAAACTTTACCTCAAGCGAGAAGACTTGCTCCACGGCGGTGCCCACAAGACCAACCAAGTCCTTGGCCAAGCGCTGTTGGCCAAGCGCATGGGCAAAGAGGAAATCATCGCCGAGACCGGGGCCGGCCAGCATGGTGTGGCAACCGCATTGGCTTGTGCTCTACTTGGCCTCAAGTGCCGCGTCTACATGGGGGCCAAAGACGTTGAGCGCCAGAGCCCGAACGTATTCCGGATGAAACTGATGGGTGCCGAAGTGATCCCTGTCCATTCAGGCTCAGCAACGCTGAAGGATGCCTGTAACGAAGCCATGCGTGACTGGACGGCCACTTACGACAAAGCGCATTACCTATTGGGTACGGCGGCGGGCCCGCATCCTTTCCCGACTATCGTGCGTGAATTCCAGCACATCATCGGCGAAGAAACCAAAGCGCAAATCCTTGAAAAAGAAGGCCGTCTACCCGATGCCGTTATCGCCTGTGTCGGCGGAGGCTCGAATGCTATTGGTATGTTCTCCGATTTCATTGACGAAGAAAGTGTTGGCCTGATTGGTGTCGAACCTGCCGGTAAAGGTCTGGATACCGACATGCACGGCGCGCCGCTAAAACACGGCAAGCTGGGGATCTTCTTTGGTATGAAAGCCCCGCTAATGCAGGACGAGCATGGCCAGGTCGAGGAGTCTTATTCGGTATCTGCCGGTCTGGACTTTCCATCAGTCGGCCCACAGCATGCCCACCTCAATGCGATTGGCCGCGCGACATACGAGGCAGTAACCGACGATGAAGCGCTGGAGGCTTTCCAGGAGCTTGCTCGCAGCGAAGGGATCATCCCGGCCCTTGAGTCAGCGCACGCACTGGCCCACGCCTTAAAGATGATTAAAGCCAACCCTGAAAAAGAACAGCTGCTGGTCGTTAACCTATCTGGCCGTGGCGACAAAGATATTTTCACTGTACACGATATTCTAGATGCAAAAGGAGTGCTGTAA
- a CDS encoding tryptophan synthase subunit alpha (COG0159), with amino-acid sequence MDRYQAQFDRLAAKNEGAFVPFVTIGDPNPEQSLKIIETLVEAGADALELGIPFSDPLADGPTIQGATIRAMESGTTPAVCFDLLSQIRAKYPEMPIGLLMYANLVFTNGIENFYQQCAEAGVDSVLVADVPLKESEEFRAAAAKYGIHPIFIAPPNADEETLKTVSEFGGGYTYLLSRAGVTGTETKAGAPINHLLESLKAHNAPPALLGFGISEPRQVAEAIEAGAAGAISGSAVVKVIENNLDDNDAMLSNMYSFISNMKAATRKG; translated from the coding sequence ATGGATCGTTACCAAGCCCAATTTGACCGCCTGGCGGCGAAAAACGAAGGCGCCTTTGTTCCTTTTGTGACTATCGGTGATCCGAATCCGGAGCAATCACTGAAGATCATTGAAACCCTGGTCGAAGCCGGAGCCGATGCCCTTGAGCTGGGGATCCCGTTCTCCGACCCGCTGGCGGATGGCCCGACCATCCAAGGCGCAACCATCCGTGCCATGGAATCTGGCACCACCCCAGCAGTCTGTTTTGATTTGCTGAGCCAGATCCGAGCCAAGTACCCAGAGATGCCAATTGGCCTTTTAATGTACGCCAATTTGGTATTCACCAATGGGATCGAAAACTTCTACCAGCAATGCGCCGAAGCCGGTGTCGATTCGGTACTGGTTGCCGATGTACCGCTGAAAGAGTCCGAAGAGTTCCGGGCTGCGGCGGCAAAGTACGGTATTCACCCTATTTTCATCGCCCCACCCAATGCCGATGAGGAAACGTTGAAAACCGTATCTGAGTTCGGTGGTGGTTACACCTACCTGCTATCACGTGCCGGCGTAACAGGTACCGAGACCAAAGCGGGAGCCCCTATCAATCACCTGCTCGAGAGCCTGAAAGCGCACAATGCGCCACCCGCTCTACTCGGTTTTGGCATTTCCGAGCCACGGCAGGTTGCCGAGGCGATCGAAGCAGGCGCGGCTGGGGCGATCTCCGGCTCTGCGGTGGTGAAGGTGATTGAAAACAACCTTGATGATAATGACGCCATGCTGAGCAACATGTACAGCTTTATCAGCAACATGAAGGCTGCAACCCGCAAGGGCTAA